The window AGATTGACTTCTAACTCTCCGCATCGTTAATGATATATAAACAACCATCCCCAATCTTCCTTTTTGTAAGACTATTTTGGTGTATACAAGGATTCGATTTTTGTAAGACTATTTGGGTGTGCAACATCGCACaatttataaaattgaaatccaaacaacaatcatAGCATACTTCACAATCACATCAGCAGATCCGTAAATGCGTatcataaatacatacatatacagtCATGGTCACTTCATTCTTCTTTTGGAATGACGAATTTTAAGCTGAGTTACAAAATCGGGGAAAAACATTCTAGTTCTGAAACGAACCTTACAGTTtcttcacaattcaaaactctttgaaatAATACTATATTCTAGTAGCAACTTCCCAATATTTGAGGGGTCAAGTGAGCATTGAGTTTGAAAAGTATTCAGACGAGTCAAGATATATGTGTAACTATGTGAATTTAGTTTAACATTTTACGTGTTActacatgtttttaattttaaaacatgATCATATCAGTTTATTTTCATGGATAGGCAAATGTGTAATTGTAAccttaactttttaaaatggaAATGTCACTTTTTTCTTGGATGAAAGAAGTAAATCTGTATCTTCTGATGTATCATTTACTGTGCTGAAACGCACAGAATGCTCCTGTGGATGAACCTTCGTTGCTTAAAGCAGTTGAGAATGTGCATTCAATGATCGACAAGGAGCTGGCTGCTGGAGTTAACCCTAAGAATGTGTTCATTTGTGGATTCAGTCAAGGAGGTCTCGTTCTTTTCCCCTTTCACAGACACGCACTGGCATGTATGTATCTGTTTGTGCTGACAACAATAATGTCATTATTAATGTTGCAGGTGCCTTGACCTTATCTAGTGTTCTTTTATATCCAAAAACTCTTGGTGGGGCGGCAATCTTCAGTGGATGGGTACCTTTTAATTCTACTTCTATTGCAGAACGGATCACATCGGAAGCGAAAAGGGTATGTTGAATTAGAACTAATGATCTTGAAATGTAAAATTGTCTACTGCGTAGAGTTGGCAATTTGGTGCACTTGAATGAACGGGTGGATTTGGGGTTTCCTTATCTCTATCGCATAAAATCAAGAAGTTTGTTTAGAGGGAAGCAAGTAAAATGAGTCAAAAGTGTTGGAATTTACTCATTGTCTATGTTATAATGCAATGCCCTGTACTCTTTTATTGTTCTAATagtgttgtttttgttttttttataatttttttaatttttattttttatttttatcattattattacattCATTAATTACAAAAGAgtcgaaaagaaaaaaaatgccaTTCGATTTGAATTGTTTTGGCCTGTTTCGACCCATACTAAGGATAACATTTTTTTACCCGTTACTCTACCctcccatcttgccacctctatgTAAGATTCACACGCAAACATTAAGAAAAATCTTTTTTGCTCCATGAATATGGCAATGTCTTTCTAGGCGCACAGTTCAACAAACTTTGCTGATTTGTTCATTAAATTTCAAATGTTTCCTTTAGTTATGATAGAATATGAAAATCCCGTGGACTGGGATATCTATATTCTGGCTTTAATAATAGTGACCATTAGTATATGGAACTTTGAATCtactcaaataaatattttgcaATTTTGATAGATAGCAATCTATAATAGTTGCATTTACTTGCTGTACATGATAGTTGCTTCTCATTACCTGGAAAGCCTGATTAGTCTGTGCTTTTAATGAGCATTTGATTTTATGTGCAGACCCCGATATTGTGGTCTCATGGAATGGCTGATGGAACAGTACTATTTGAAGCTGGACAAGCAGGTCCACCATTCCTTAAGCACATCGGCACAGACTGTGAATTCAAGGTACTACTCAATTTGACCCACGAAAGTTGGAAATATATCTTTCAGCATATATACGACTTCATACTCCACAACCATTGAAGGACATATAAGGTCGTCTATAATAATTCAAATATTTTCTATAAACTATATAATCGCAGGCTTATCCTGGTCTTGGCCATTCGCTAAACAATCAGGAGCTCCAACACCTGGAATCATGGATTAAATCCCGTCTACAAAGTTCCTCGTGAAGGTTTGACTATTTCTGGCTCTTTACATATATCCAGGAATGCTGAACACAGTCAATTGCGACTTTCTTCTTCAATGGGATTTAAGCAGATTGGT is drawn from Erigeron canadensis isolate Cc75 chromosome 9, C_canadensis_v1, whole genome shotgun sequence and contains these coding sequences:
- the LOC122582575 gene encoding probable carboxylesterase SOBER1-like, which translates into the protein MKPCPNILVKPIGLLTLTLSITIFTILSLNSSSKSSSSRIIKMAANRSTRSFILWLHGLGDSGPANEPIKSLFTSPQFKNTSWSFPSAPSQPVSCNYGAVMPSWFDIHEIPISANAPVDEPSLLKAVENVHSMIDKELAAGVNPKNVFICGFSQGGALTLSSVLLYPKTLGGAAIFSGWVPFNSTSIAERITSEAKRTPILWSHGMADGTVLFEAGQAGPPFLKHIGTDCEFKAYPGLGHSLNNQELQHLESWIKSRLQSSS